One genomic window of Candidatus Bathyarchaeota archaeon includes the following:
- the trxA gene encoding thioredoxin, which yields MSSPITVTDADFGKAIKEHPLMVIDCWAPWCGPCHMITPIINELAKEHAGEIVFGKLNVDENPKTATRFSVMGIPTLLIIKNGTEVDRIVGASPKLLIENKLKKYI from the coding sequence ATCTCTAGCCCAATCACAGTAACAGACGCCGATTTCGGCAAGGCTATCAAAGAACATCCGCTAATGGTCATAGATTGCTGGGCACCGTGGTGTGGACCCTGCCACATGATTACTCCAATCATAAACGAGCTAGCTAAAGAGCATGCTGGCGAAATAGTCTTTGGTAAACTTAACGTAGATGAAAACCCGAAAACAGCTACACGGTTCAGTGTAATGGGAATTCCAACGTTGCTAATTATAAAGAACGGAACAGAAGTGGACCGCATAGTTGGAGCATCCCCGAAGCTGCTAATTGAAAATAAGCTGAAGAAGTATATCTGA
- a CDS encoding M20/M25/M40 family metallo-hydrolase — MKKVYGYIDRHSQNFIQEVARLVKQPSVSAKGEGMQECAEMVEKMLCEAGFSTEIIPEKDGYPVVYGELKSKNSEKTLLFYDHYDVQPPEPLEEWKFDAFSGKVYEGKIYGRGVSDNKGNIVSRIKAIEAFLEVVSDVPVNVKFVVEGEEEIGSPHFAPVVKRHKDLFSNDATIWEFGGTNYEGRPEIYLGLKGVLSVELKAKGASRDVHSANAPLIPNPAWRLVWTLNSLKNKDGDILIEGFYDDVEQPSKEELQLLSDIPLEEEKLKKTLGLKKFLRGKTGIEAKKALLYSPTCTINGFLTGYTGHGSKTVLPKEAMVKLDFRLVPNQMPNEILEKLVNHLQKTGFRDVEAIEHGSTEPAKTPVTDKFVDVVVQAAEKIYKKKAVVYPTSAGSGPMHLFRNWLDCPVVSAGCSHADAKGHAPNENLTIDGFIKGTKFMATILNDFSQS; from the coding sequence ATGAAAAAAGTTTATGGCTATATTGACAGGCATTCGCAGAACTTCATTCAAGAAGTGGCAAGGTTGGTGAAACAGCCCAGCGTCTCTGCAAAGGGTGAAGGGATGCAAGAATGTGCCGAAATGGTTGAAAAAATGCTGTGTGAGGCTGGATTTTCTACTGAGATAATTCCTGAAAAAGATGGATATCCCGTTGTTTATGGAGAGCTCAAGTCGAAAAATTCAGAGAAAACACTGCTGTTCTACGATCATTATGACGTTCAACCGCCTGAACCCTTGGAAGAATGGAAATTCGATGCCTTCAGCGGCAAAGTTTATGAGGGAAAAATTTATGGTCGAGGCGTCTCTGATAATAAGGGAAATATTGTTTCGAGAATAAAGGCCATTGAGGCTTTTCTTGAAGTTGTTAGCGACGTTCCTGTAAATGTAAAGTTTGTTGTTGAAGGCGAAGAAGAAATCGGCAGCCCCCATTTTGCACCTGTTGTTAAGCGGCATAAAGACTTGTTTTCCAATGACGCTACAATATGGGAGTTTGGCGGAACGAACTATGAAGGACGACCCGAGATTTACCTAGGGCTCAAAGGTGTGTTGTCGGTTGAGTTAAAAGCTAAAGGTGCGTCTAGGGATGTTCACTCTGCAAATGCTCCGCTAATTCCAAATCCTGCGTGGCGCCTCGTCTGGACTTTAAACAGTTTGAAAAACAAAGACGGAGATATACTAATTGAAGGCTTTTATGACGACGTTGAACAGCCTTCTAAAGAAGAACTCCAACTATTGAGCGACATTCCGCTTGAAGAAGAAAAACTAAAGAAAACTTTGGGGTTAAAAAAGTTTTTACGCGGGAAAACCGGGATAGAAGCAAAGAAAGCACTGCTTTACAGTCCCACATGCACAATTAATGGTTTTCTCACGGGCTATACGGGGCACGGCTCGAAGACAGTTTTACCAAAGGAAGCTATGGTGAAACTTGACTTTAGACTTGTGCCCAACCAGATGCCCAACGAAATTCTAGAGAAGCTTGTCAACCACTTGCAGAAAACTGGTTTCAGAGATGTCGAAGCTATAGAACATGGTTCTACTGAGCCAGCAAAAACTCCCGTAACCGACAAGTTTGTAGATGTTGTTGTTCAGGCGGCGGAAAAAATCTATAAGAAAAAAGCTGTTGTGTATCCTACTAGTGCAGGTTCAGGACCTATGCATCTATTCCGAAACTGGTTGGATTGCCCCGTTGTTTCTGCGGGTTGCAGTCACGCAGATGCGAAAGGTCATGCTCCAAACGAAAACCTGACCATAGATGGCTTTATAAAGGGAACTAAATTTATGGCAACTATCCTAAATGATTTCAGCCAATCCTGA
- a CDS encoding nitroreductase family protein, which yields MDIFETIETWRSIRKYKSGSISDKELKMIFEAARLAPSAANRQPWCFVVVRDAERKQALAKAANNQMFLADDAAIVTAIGDPEISKRWYEKDPMIAVEHMALAAVALGYGTCWIGAFNEEEVKHILTIPEEKRVIALLPIGVPDEIPKPRPSKKISETFFEEEFGKPLS from the coding sequence ATGGATATTTTTGAAACAATAGAAACTTGGAGAAGCATTAGAAAATATAAATCTGGTTCTATTTCAGATAAAGAGTTGAAGATGATTTTTGAAGCTGCTCGCTTGGCGCCTTCTGCCGCTAACCGACAGCCGTGGTGTTTTGTGGTGGTGCGTGATGCGGAAAGAAAGCAGGCTTTGGCTAAGGCAGCAAACAATCAGATGTTCTTGGCAGATGATGCGGCAATTGTAACGGCTATAGGTGATCCTGAAATATCTAAAAGATGGTATGAAAAAGACCCCATGATAGCGGTGGAACATATGGCTCTGGCGGCCGTTGCCCTAGGCTATGGTACATGCTGGATAGGGGCTTTCAACGAAGAGGAAGTGAAGCACATTCTTACTATCCCTGAGGAGAAGCGCGTAATTGCTCTACTGCCCATCGGCGTGCCTGACGAAATTCCAAAGCCTAGACCGAGTAAGAAAATTTCAGAAACCTTCTTCGAAGAAGAATTCGGCAAACCTCTAAGCTGA
- a CDS encoding PKD domain-containing protein, with translation MRFSYLLLASFLASVIMLSLASPCACYLPEDVNRDGRVDMDDIMVVKEAYGYQSGDKYWNPNVDVVADGKIDIFDVVKIIAKFGAHMPVASFTESVHTAPVGIPIEFDPSESYDYNGTIVLYEWDFDGDGVYDESTTSPVVVSFVYLIPGEYNVTLRVTDDDGLTDTAMDTKIITSTGVIPEVPLGTIVASAAMMVALMAYAMPRWRRKRQGINQ, from the coding sequence ATGCGATTCTCATATCTACTGTTGGCATCTTTCCTAGCTAGCGTCATAATGCTTTCCCTTGCAAGCCCCTGTGCTTGTTACTTACCAGAAGACGTCAACCGTGATGGCAGAGTTGATATGGATGACATTATGGTAGTGAAGGAAGCCTACGGTTATCAATCTGGTGACAAGTATTGGAATCCAAACGTAGATGTTGTTGCTGATGGAAAGATAGACATTTTTGATGTAGTGAAAATAATAGCGAAGTTTGGTGCACATATGCCTGTGGCATCGTTTACAGAGAGCGTGCACACTGCGCCTGTGGGTATACCTATAGAATTTGACCCTAGTGAGAGTTATGATTATAACGGAACGATCGTCTTGTATGAATGGGATTTTGATGGTGATGGCGTCTATGATGAGAGCACAACATCTCCTGTTGTGGTATCCTTTGTATACTTGATCCCTGGAGAATACAATGTCACTCTTAGGGTAACAGACGATGATGGTCTAACAGATACAGCTATGGATACAAAAATTATAACATCAACTGGTGTTATTCCAGAAGTTCCGCTTGGGACAATTGTGGCTTCGGCTGCAATGATGGTCGCACTGATGGCCTATGCCATGCCAAGGTGGAGAAGAAAGCGACAAGGCATCAACCAATAG
- a CDS encoding nucleoside monophosphate kinase, giving the protein MNLIILGPPGSGKGTYASRLQLRLGMPAIATGDILREIVKEETMLSKKLKEYMSKGELVPDNIIVEVLKERLAKDDSKRGFILDGYPRTIEQAKALGTFAKIDVIILLLIPEWIIIERLSSRRICRNCGEVYNIRYLKPKKPGICDKCGGELYQRIDDTPKVIKERLKVYERQTQPLLEYYKGKAPFVKFKCEDTDIPPEIGVEEILKGLKKLNLS; this is encoded by the coding sequence ATGAACCTCATAATTCTCGGCCCGCCGGGTTCAGGAAAGGGGACATATGCCTCAAGGTTACAGTTAAGACTCGGCATGCCGGCCATAGCGACGGGCGATATTCTTCGAGAGATAGTGAAAGAAGAAACAATGTTAAGCAAAAAACTCAAGGAGTATATGAGCAAAGGGGAACTAGTCCCGGACAACATCATAGTCGAGGTTCTGAAAGAAAGACTTGCCAAAGATGATAGCAAAAGGGGTTTCATATTAGATGGTTATCCTCGAACTATTGAACAAGCGAAGGCACTTGGCACTTTCGCGAAGATTGATGTAATCATCCTCCTCCTTATACCCGAGTGGATCATCATTGAAAGACTCTCAAGCCGAAGAATCTGCAGAAACTGTGGAGAGGTCTACAATATTCGGTATTTGAAACCCAAGAAACCAGGAATCTGCGATAAATGTGGTGGCGAACTCTATCAGCGGATTGATGATACACCAAAAGTTATCAAGGAAAGGTTGAAAGTTTATGAAAGACAAACGCAACCTCTTCTAGAATACTACAAAGGCAAGGCTCCATTTGTAAAATTCAAATGTGAAGACACAGACATACCACCTGAAATTGGAGTTGAGGAGATTCTTAAAGGATTGAAAAAACTCAATCTTTCATAG
- a CDS encoding class I SAM-dependent methyltransferase, giving the protein MSIAPFVASPLPVVRHMLRLADLKPGETFYDLGAGDGRTVIMAAQEFGARAVGVELREDLAKKALATIHELGIQDRVTIVQNDLFKVNLSPANVVFLYLTTSANDKVKPKLEKELKPSARVVSHDYEILGWKPVKTENFCENPKLGYPSHTIYIYHK; this is encoded by the coding sequence TTGTCCATCGCTCCTTTCGTTGCATCCCCTCTTCCAGTTGTCAGGCACATGCTAAGACTTGCGGACCTAAAGCCTGGTGAAACCTTCTACGATCTAGGCGCTGGGGATGGACGAACAGTAATTATGGCCGCCCAAGAATTTGGAGCCAGAGCGGTCGGCGTTGAACTGCGAGAAGATTTAGCCAAAAAAGCTTTAGCAACTATTCATGAACTCGGCATCCAAGACCGAGTAACAATCGTCCAAAACGACTTATTCAAAGTGAACCTTTCTCCAGCAAACGTCGTGTTTTTATATCTCACAACTAGCGCGAATGACAAAGTCAAGCCAAAGCTGGAAAAAGAGTTGAAGCCCAGTGCACGAGTAGTTTCTCACGACTACGAGATTCTAGGGTGGAAACCAGTAAAAACGGAAAACTTCTGTGAAAACCCAAAGCTCGGCTACCCATCACACACAATATACATTTATCATAAATAA
- a CDS encoding DEAD/DEAH box helicase, whose amino-acid sequence MKAESENVFNLFVKPIRRLVEQRGFQTPTEPQKKIIPKILEGKNVLLISPTATGKTESAILPLLNLLIKMPDRRRGIKVLYITPLRALNRDLLERLQWWCNNLDIRLAVRHGDTDTKERTRQSRSPPDILITTPETLQAILTGWVLRQHLRHVKWVVIDEVHEMADSKRGSQLSLALERLRTIADSEFQMIGLSATIGSPEKVAQFLVGNGRPVEIVKVSVAREMQLKIIFPKATSQDHELASSLYTHPEVAARLRIIRNYIEKHRSVLLFTNTRTISEVLASRFKIWDIDFPVSIHHGSLAKPSRIAAERGLKNGELKGLVCTSSLELGIDIGRIDLVVQYMSPRQVTRLIQRIGRSGHRVGRIAKGVIVTMDSDDTLEAMAIGRMAYSGELEPVAVPYKPYDVLAHQIAGLLMKRRRLFFGDIIELFNKAYPYADLAMEDLQKILTYMHTRFPRIAWVSFEDLVALKPRRSKALFEYYFDNLSMIPAEKHYLVIDEPSNTAIGVLDEAFTAEYGKPGVKFIIRGSPWKILHIDSDKIYVKSVDDPTGAIPSWVGEEIPVPFEVSQEVGKIRGFVEREIKRGKPISQVVTQLAEKYPADKDTVSRALQGTFEQVKKNYPVPTDKRMTIEDWEDFVIIHANFGSLTNRALAQLLGHYLSERTGHTVAVQHDPYRIFIQTIGTTNADNIVALFHELRQTSNNIIRDALTKATVKTGIFKRRMIHVARRFGALKKWADFSSVSLRQLLKSFEGTAIYDEALKETFTKDLDLERLLRLIDELRRNEVAIAKIDTQGSATPVARVGIERISMKTDLIPPERMRFILVESAKARLLNEVRSFICTNCWDYLEMIRIKNLPDHPVCPQCGSNALGILRNEENHVRSLVEKRGEKLAKFERKMHQQAMKTAQLISSYGKTAAIALSARRVKPDDVKSILKKEKKPTDHFFELVLEAERKALRRRFWAD is encoded by the coding sequence TTGAAAGCTGAATCCGAAAACGTTTTTAACCTGTTTGTAAAGCCAATTCGAAGGCTTGTTGAGCAGAGAGGATTCCAAACTCCAACGGAACCTCAGAAAAAAATCATACCCAAAATTCTTGAAGGTAAAAACGTTTTACTTATCTCTCCAACTGCAACCGGTAAGACAGAATCAGCAATTCTCCCCCTTTTGAACCTGCTCATTAAAATGCCCGACCGCCGACGTGGAATTAAGGTTTTGTATATCACGCCGTTGCGTGCTTTGAACCGCGACTTGTTGGAGCGTCTACAGTGGTGGTGCAACAATCTGGACATAAGACTAGCGGTGCGACATGGAGACACTGACACTAAAGAAAGAACCAGACAATCAAGAAGCCCCCCAGACATATTGATAACCACACCTGAAACGTTGCAGGCTATACTAACCGGATGGGTGTTGCGCCAACATCTACGGCATGTAAAATGGGTAGTCATCGATGAAGTTCATGAAATGGCGGACAGTAAACGCGGCAGCCAACTCTCACTTGCCTTAGAAAGGTTACGAACTATCGCCGACAGCGAATTTCAGATGATAGGTCTATCCGCCACTATAGGTAGCCCAGAGAAAGTAGCCCAGTTCTTAGTAGGCAACGGAAGACCAGTAGAAATAGTGAAAGTGTCTGTTGCCCGAGAGATGCAGTTGAAAATAATTTTCCCAAAGGCAACTTCTCAAGACCATGAGCTTGCTTCGTCTCTCTATACTCATCCAGAAGTTGCAGCTCGACTTCGAATCATACGCAACTATATTGAAAAGCATAGATCAGTATTGCTTTTTACCAATACACGTACAATTTCTGAAGTGCTAGCTAGCCGCTTTAAAATATGGGACATAGACTTTCCAGTTTCTATTCACCACGGTTCATTAGCTAAGCCTTCAAGAATAGCAGCAGAAAGAGGACTGAAAAACGGAGAACTGAAAGGACTTGTTTGCACAAGCTCGCTAGAATTAGGCATAGACATAGGTAGAATAGATCTCGTTGTCCAATATATGAGCCCCAGACAAGTTACGCGGCTAATTCAACGCATCGGCAGAAGTGGTCACAGAGTCGGGCGTATAGCTAAAGGAGTTATAGTTACTATGGATTCTGATGATACGCTGGAAGCCATGGCTATTGGCCGCATGGCTTATAGTGGAGAGCTTGAACCTGTAGCTGTTCCCTACAAGCCTTACGACGTCCTTGCTCACCAAATTGCTGGATTGTTGATGAAGAGGAGACGCCTTTTCTTCGGTGACATTATAGAACTCTTCAATAAAGCCTATCCCTATGCTGACCTTGCGATGGAAGACTTGCAGAAAATTCTAACTTACATGCATACGCGGTTTCCACGAATCGCATGGGTCTCATTTGAAGACCTTGTTGCCTTAAAGCCCCGTAGAAGCAAGGCGTTGTTCGAGTACTACTTTGACAATTTATCTATGATACCAGCAGAAAAGCATTACTTAGTCATAGACGAGCCATCAAACACTGCAATAGGCGTTTTGGACGAAGCCTTTACAGCCGAATATGGGAAGCCAGGCGTTAAATTCATCATCCGCGGGAGCCCATGGAAAATTCTTCACATAGACAGCGATAAGATATACGTAAAATCCGTTGATGATCCCACTGGCGCAATCCCTAGTTGGGTAGGAGAAGAAATCCCGGTGCCTTTCGAAGTGTCACAGGAAGTTGGGAAGATTCGAGGTTTTGTTGAGCGGGAAATAAAGAGAGGGAAGCCAATCAGCCAAGTTGTCACTCAGTTAGCCGAGAAATACCCGGCAGACAAGGACACTGTGTCACGAGCGTTGCAAGGAACATTTGAACAAGTAAAGAAGAACTATCCTGTCCCGACAGACAAGCGTATGACCATAGAAGACTGGGAAGACTTCGTAATCATACATGCGAACTTCGGCTCCTTGACTAATCGTGCATTAGCCCAGCTACTTGGTCACTATTTATCAGAGCGAACTGGCCACACAGTTGCCGTTCAGCACGATCCCTATCGGATTTTCATTCAAACAATTGGAACAACAAACGCTGACAACATAGTAGCCCTGTTCCACGAACTTAGGCAGACATCAAACAATATAATACGTGACGCCTTGACAAAGGCAACAGTAAAAACTGGAATTTTCAAGCGTCGAATGATTCACGTCGCAAGAAGGTTTGGAGCTCTGAAGAAGTGGGCAGACTTTAGCTCTGTTAGCCTCAGGCAGCTATTGAAAAGTTTCGAAGGCACTGCAATTTACGACGAAGCACTTAAAGAAACATTCACTAAAGATTTAGACTTGGAAAGGCTTCTTCGATTGATAGACGAACTTCGAAGGAACGAAGTAGCAATAGCTAAAATTGACACGCAAGGATCGGCGACTCCAGTGGCAAGAGTCGGCATAGAACGCATTAGCATGAAAACAGACCTGATTCCACCGGAAAGAATGCGGTTTATTCTCGTCGAATCGGCAAAGGCAAGACTGTTAAACGAAGTCCGAAGCTTTATCTGCACAAATTGTTGGGATTACTTGGAAATGATACGCATAAAAAACCTACCTGACCACCCAGTCTGTCCACAGTGTGGTTCCAACGCTTTAGGAATACTGAGAAATGAAGAAAATCATGTGAGGTCCTTGGTGGAAAAGAGAGGAGAAAAACTGGCTAAATTTGAAAGAAAAATGCACCAGCAAGCTATGAAGACTGCACAATTGATTTCAAGTTATGGAAAAACTGCGGCAATAGCTCTTTCTGCTCGAAGAGTAAAACCCGACGATGTTAAAAGTATCCTTAAAAAAGAGAAAAAGCCTACAGATCACTTCTTTGAATTAGTGCTTGAAGCTGAACGAAAAGCGCTAAGGAGAAGGTTCTGGGCAGATTAG
- a CDS encoding formate--phosphoribosylaminoimidazolecarboxamide ligase family protein, with protein sequence MRLHKKIKDIASSYHPDKVKIGVLGSHSALEIAHGAKQESLEVVVVCQKGREKTYTKHYKNLFTYALVLEKFVDIIKDENQEKLRELNTIFVPNRSFSVYVGYDNIENDFLIPIFGNRRILRAEERNLPKNQYYLLKKAGIKMPKIFSSPEDINQLVIVKVPEKQRKIERAFFYASSPEEYIKRAEERIRKGVIDRHALEEAIIEEYIVGAKFNANFFWSPLDDEIDLLGFDRRIQTNLDGVLDLPADEQLEAKITVQNVEVGHMGATMRESQLEKIFAAGEQFVEVCKKEYPPGMIGLFALQGAMNKNLEFYVFDVSHRIPGCPCVEPTSPYMKYKYGKEVGPGRRVAIEIKKAIKQKKLEVIVT encoded by the coding sequence ATGAGACTCCACAAAAAAATAAAAGACATCGCTTCAAGCTATCACCCTGATAAAGTCAAGATAGGCGTTCTAGGTTCACATTCCGCCTTAGAAATCGCTCATGGAGCAAAACAGGAAAGCCTTGAGGTGGTTGTGGTTTGCCAAAAAGGAAGAGAAAAAACATACACAAAACACTACAAAAACCTGTTCACCTATGCCTTAGTATTAGAGAAGTTTGTTGACATAATTAAAGATGAAAATCAGGAAAAACTGCGAGAACTGAACACGATTTTTGTTCCAAACAGGTCTTTTTCAGTATATGTGGGATATGATAACATAGAAAACGATTTTCTAATTCCAATCTTCGGAAATAGGCGCATTCTAAGAGCTGAGGAAAGAAATCTGCCAAAAAACCAATACTATTTGTTGAAAAAAGCAGGCATAAAAATGCCGAAAATCTTCAGCTCCCCCGAAGATATAAACCAACTGGTAATAGTCAAAGTTCCTGAAAAACAAAGAAAAATTGAGCGCGCCTTCTTCTACGCCTCTTCACCAGAAGAATACATTAAAAGAGCCGAAGAAAGAATAAGAAAAGGCGTAATCGACAGACATGCTTTGGAAGAAGCCATAATTGAGGAATATATTGTAGGAGCAAAGTTCAACGCGAACTTCTTCTGGTCCCCACTAGACGACGAAATAGACCTTTTAGGGTTTGATAGGCGAATCCAAACAAACTTGGACGGCGTTTTAGATTTGCCCGCCGACGAACAATTAGAGGCTAAGATAACCGTGCAAAATGTCGAAGTGGGACACATGGGCGCCACAATGCGAGAGTCACAATTGGAAAAAATTTTCGCAGCTGGAGAACAATTTGTCGAAGTATGCAAAAAAGAGTACCCGCCAGGCATGATAGGGCTTTTTGCACTGCAAGGTGCTATGAACAAAAACCTTGAATTCTATGTCTTCGATGTTAGCCATAGAATTCCAGGGTGCCCATGCGTAGAGCCAACTTCACCCTACATGAAATACAAGTATGGAAAGGAAGTTGGACCTGGAAGAAGGGTAGCTATAGAGATTAAGAAGGCAATAAAGCAAAAGAAGCTTGAGGTAATAGTGACTTGA
- a CDS encoding formate--phosphoribosylaminoimidazolecarboxamide ligase, whose translation MIEIEEILNNYDKDKISIGTIGSHSALNIFKGAKDEGLRTVCICKKSDEIVYRRFPVTDEILLVEDFRELLDDRIQEKLRRLNTILIPHGSFNAYLDLDEVMDDLCVPMFGNRQLLQWEVDRKKQEIWLRRADLQLPKTFDEPDNIEGLTIVKFPGAKGGKGYFLVDSPEAFYRKSEDMIRKGFIKKEDVGKIHLQEYIFGVTVYPSYFRSLLRKRVELLCVDRRYESSIDSLGRIPAEEQLKMNCLAPTYTVIGNFPITLRESLLSKYIRMGDNVVKVSEEIAPPGIIGPFCLETIVNDVPEVFVFEISARIVAGTNVGVGTSPYSYLMYGERIYMGRRIAMEVKSAVAEGKIGEVVT comes from the coding sequence TTGATCGAGATAGAAGAGATATTAAATAATTATGACAAAGACAAAATCTCCATTGGTACTATTGGCTCGCATTCAGCCCTTAACATTTTCAAAGGTGCCAAAGACGAAGGATTGCGCACTGTGTGTATCTGCAAAAAGAGTGATGAAATCGTTTATCGAAGGTTTCCAGTAACCGACGAAATTCTCTTGGTTGAGGATTTTAGAGAACTTCTAGACGACAGGATTCAGGAAAAACTGCGAAGGCTGAATACAATTCTCATTCCCCATGGCTCGTTCAACGCTTACCTAGATTTGGATGAAGTAATGGACGATTTATGTGTGCCAATGTTTGGAAACAGACAGTTGCTTCAATGGGAGGTTGACAGAAAAAAACAGGAAATATGGCTAAGAAGAGCCGATTTGCAGCTGCCTAAGACCTTCGACGAGCCAGACAACATAGAAGGATTGACAATTGTGAAGTTTCCAGGCGCAAAGGGTGGAAAGGGCTATTTCCTTGTAGATTCTCCGGAAGCCTTCTACCGAAAATCGGAAGATATGATTCGGAAAGGCTTTATAAAAAAAGAAGATGTAGGTAAGATTCACTTGCAAGAATATATTTTCGGCGTGACAGTTTATCCATCATATTTCCGTTCGCTGCTCCGCAAAAGGGTTGAATTGCTGTGTGTAGATAGACGCTACGAGTCTTCTATCGATAGTCTTGGACGCATTCCCGCAGAGGAACAGCTTAAGATGAATTGCTTGGCTCCCACTTATACGGTTATTGGCAACTTTCCAATAACACTAAGGGAATCATTGCTTTCCAAGTATATACGGATGGGCGACAATGTGGTGAAGGTTTCTGAGGAAATTGCTCCTCCAGGTATTATAGGACCGTTCTGCCTTGAAACGATAGTTAACGACGTTCCGGAAGTTTTTGTGTTTGAAATATCTGCTAGGATAGTTGCTGGAACAAATGTTGGCGTAGGCACATCGCCATATTCTTATTTGATGTATGGCGAACGAATTTATATGGGCAGAAGAATTGCCATGGAGGTAAAAAGCGCTGTGGCCGAAGGAAAAATAGGTGAAGTTGTAACCTGA